Genomic segment of Malus domestica chromosome 15, GDT2T_hap1:
AATGGTCAACTTGCAATGAAATTCGAAGTGAAGTGGTGGTTTCGCTTGCTTGTGATAATTCTCCGCCTGGTGATAAGGAAGATGATAAGTAATTCGAGAATCGAATTGACACGACTTGGTCGTAGCCGATTTGGAATCAACTTTGGTTCGGTGGGTGCATGGTGTGGGCGATAGAGTGAGGTGTTGAGCTCTGAATGGTGGAGATATTAGTGATTTGAGTGCCAAGAACAGATGTTGTGCCCAACCCCCCAGAAAAGATTGAGGAGTAGGGTGGGATTGTAGTTGTGACAACCCATCACTATatttacaattttattaatttaaaaaacgtGATTTGACGAGAATGCCCTAGAGGCAAAgttttgacttttgttgaccttCGGTTAGAGAGACGTACAActcattcttttagcgtatctTCGTAGTTCTTGACAGTATGAACACGTAGGCACTCTTTTGATtagacacttttaggtttaaatttattcacatcatttttccactacactacactttatggcttcgtcaccatCATGGTGTCGGTTAGCACAACTCAATTCGGAGTCCAAGTAGACATCTAGGTCAGAGTGTGTCAGTAGTGATAGTCAAAAAATGCAAACaaagatttttcaatttgtagtgtttttttataatttttttttttatgattttaaaatttttggtgGGCCAAATGCCTGCTACATCATCGTTTTTAATGCTAGAccaaaaccatctccaacccttggcctaaaacctaaaatttttagcccagaaaatttgggttttaacccagaaactgcttttctactccaacccttatggcctaaaattttagcaccagattattaaagaatgaatttaggctattattttaaaattaacttttaaaaaaattatgtaaactatcctaaattaattttatgaacattttaacctaaaaatatttaaatttcgatAAACATTGAAAACTCACTAAACCGACACATGAAACTCATGAAAAACTATAgaagaatatgaaacaaatgatagagatgtataaaCACAAGACACATGAGCAAACACGTGGTTTTGGAAGATGgtagaaataaaaattagaagaattgtaggagaaaagtgagttttgtgtggatgtttcaacaaatatataggtatttatagagtttttgggtgacttttgagttaaataattttttataattattttaaccATTGACTTCAAATTTGGGCcattagattttttttgttactgTGACGActcgtccctaattttatgtttttacaaattttaaaagcatgattttacgaaaatgcccttagaggcaAGGGTATTGACTTTCGTTAATCAACGTATAGTGAGGTGTATGAAATATTCCTTTAGCGTATTCCTGAAGTACTCGACAATACGGGCTCATAGgcgcaagcagaagaggatttGGAGTTACGATTAAAGTTTTACGAAATTGTAAACCCGAGAAgtacttttgttttagttactatatatatatatatatatatatatatatatatatatatatatatacagagagctgaaggggagggatccccattttttgaaaaaaatggggattaggtgtggggcccacttcacatcaaatttcaacgatccgaaccgtctattttgttagtctcgattcatagatcatccttgcaaaaattcaattcaatccgaaaccatttgcctgtttaattatcaatatcaaatttcatattttcttatataacaaagtattcgtttatttccttgaacccaattagatgtcttaaacatttccaatttagctaatattttgcaaggatgatctatgaatcgagactaacaaaatagatggttcggatcgttgaaattagatgtgaagtgggccccacacctaatccctattttttttttcaaaaaatggggatccattcccttaagctctctgtatatatatatatatatattcttttatCTTTATACTATTatcttttagttattttaatgttggaaaaaaaatgagGGGGGAAGGCTGCCTGATGGCAGCAAGAGAAAGAATGGAGAGTTTCAGGAGGAAAAAAGAGGGGAAATGGTGGCGAAtcgggagaggagagaggaagaaggacGACCAATcataagagagagaaaggagggaaataaggaaaaggagagaagaagaaaaagggggGAGAATCGGGTATCAGCCAACCCGCGTGACCTGGTTTTGACCCGAAGCTATATCCGGCGGTTTTCTATCATTTTTCAGAACCTAGACGGTGGCGTTGAGGGCCTTATGGCGGTGATCTACCATTCATGAAGCAAACTCATTCGATCACCACCCATTATCAACTCACttgaacccaggaacaaagcccaatcaaGTTTTGGGGCGTTGGAGTTCAATTGAGGTTGAATTAAAGTGCACCCCACTTAGGGTTGCCGACGGGTTTTGGGGAAATTGTGACTTTTTCTGGCGAAATTGGCCTTAGTtataggtatgaaagttgctccactcattgagatcttcatttctgtgaaatttgagaatttttagaaatagttgaatttttcggcaAGTTGGGGCGGctaaccgccacccgcggcggtgCGTAGCCAGGGGACCGTCGATGCTACtgttaggctaaattagatgccttgagtTTAGTTATGGTAATTGTATGGCGTAGGATGATTGTTGGAACCTAAATTCTCTACGTTACATTAATAGGTCATTATATGAATAGActatccgaccgttggatcgtcaccaaactttaatatgttatagtacttAATATTTGAGGAGCCTAGGAACTTTTGGATCGGGAATACGACGCacggatcttcctgaattggatttgtaagttagtaaaataaaatgttaaccgtcatttggttttggcaattggcgaagattcgaccgttggatcgtaatggaactttaggatgttgttttagaagtataatgtgtatCTTTGGAAGTAACAGATTGGAAATCCGTgatgcggatcttccggatcgaactacgtagggatgtgttttatgtaaattatgtattctattggtaagaactctgagatgtgatttgataattgttctagacgacaatggttcgtgatgtctcgatattcgtgctagggagttgtagtgcGGACCTAAggtaagtgggtcttttcctttctatcgtgtgtgtgtgtatatatatatatgattgataattccacaatcgattataaattgattattgcatataattattgtgaatgttttgaagtactaatatgaactacgaatggcttgatccctgtttagggtacgtaggcagtctaacgagacgttagatgcaaccataccataaatgagactaaataattgagacaatagcatTGTTTGGGAAATTGTGTCATGTGAGTGATATTGGaggaaaatgtgagatttaaccttatgatttagTGATTGGATGTGGTCATAAATCATCATGTGAAGGATCGagaaattgaagtaaagaatcataagtattgatagttagttaaactagtgtttagttAAGCTTGCCACCGATAATTACTCTCGAAAATTAATAGTTCGGGAGTAGGGGTTATAGATTGTGCATTTTAcaccacattatatatatatatatatatatatatatatggaagtaCTACGATATGGTTAAGTTTTGGATTTGCATCAAGGCATGTCCATAAGTATATTATTGCGCAaaattattgtgaatgctttattattgtgaatgctttaAAGTATGAAGGTGAACATAGGATGCTCAGATAAGTTCAAGTGAGTATATGTTGTGAAATGTGGGATGCATGGTTATGATTACATTTTATTTGGAACGATTGAGTGATGGCATAACTATAttatgttttaagcaactccgacattgtcgtacaagttgtctataagtcgtacatgccatattagatgcatttagagctcataaccCTGCACCCTAGTGTTAGTGCTCTCCTTTTGAACTCCTTTTGAGCGTATATTACATGGTTTAAAACTAGACATGTTCGTGATCTAAACCCATCTAATTTCATGTAATTCCATTGAGTATTGATATGTCAAAATCATACTCAAACTTGAGTCCCGAAATTGCCAGACAGCAGCAAATACTAGGTTCCAGTTTTGAGACTCTATTTTGTAATTTGCATAACTTTCAACTTAGAACTCCGTTATCTACAAATCTTTTATGCTTCTAAAGTACACAAAACAAGCTTTGAAACCCATGTAAGTTTGCATCAACCGATATAGTTTTGGGTGTTCAAAATCAGGTTTAATCTTGGTTGATTGAAACTGCTTTTCTGCAACTTTTGTGGAGAGGGAGGTTTTTGCCTTTGCAATATTTGTTCTTCTCTCAGTTTTAATTCTAATTTACTAATGCATATTGAGTTTGTGGCTAAACCACGTTGTATGGTTATGTGTTGGGTTTCAAAGAACCATTTTCTTATACAATTATAAGCTCAATGATTTAATGTATCGGTGCATTTATACCTATTGAAACACAAAAATCACCTATGGTTCAGAATTATTTCCATTCAAACGTATTGGCAGTGATGAAGTTATTATAGATCAACCAAAATGGCATTTGAATTGGGTGCTGTTAAATTAGTAATTCCAAGTACTTTGACTAGAATTAAAGTTTATGTCATGCATTTAGTAATGTCTTATATTTGTGAAAATGGAATTGGTCATGTTGAAGCATCCGTGTACCAGTGACTAAGAACAATGCTTAGGAATCTAGTTAGGGGAAATGCGATAGACAATTACAGAGTTTGATTATACTAAACTTCATGGAatcttatattattatttatctcATTGGTTGATTACTCTTGTTGGGTGCTACTTGATCGTGTGCATAATTGGATGACTTGgatgataattgaattattgctTTTGTTGGATGTCTATTGGTGGGATTATGGCCTGCTTTGATATGAGATGGATTTCGTATCAGACTTTGTAAAACGTGAGGTATGTTAGGGAACTACGAATGgtttgatccctatttagggtacataggcagtctaacgagaatgttagatgcagccataaagtatacaaaaaATTACTATGCAATTTGATTCTTGAGTTGTGCTTTGCCCATATCCTGGAGGCGGGGTGTGTTAGAGATATGGgtatttggtgacgtcacgtgttGATCCTGAATGTATGTcgagatcggggcgtgacaaacAACCCATTTGAATATGAGCCGTTGATCAACCAAAAGAGCTGTTGGGCTCAAATTTATTGGCAGACAAGTGGGAGACACACCCATGTGGGTGGGGGCTTCACCACTAATCCTGGCCTAAATCTGacttttttttaggttttatgTTCAAATTAGAACTTGGGTTGGAATGAATCAATGGGAATAGAAGGGGAATAGAAGGAGAATTATAGGTTTTAGGTCGTGGATTGGAGTTGGCATAAAAGAAGTATGATTTTGGGAGAAAAATGagacaaaagaaaattaaagataACATAAGGTTAATAAAGTGAGAATAACATGTAAAATTTGACATTACGCGCCTACCAGCTGGGCTCCTAACccgcaactctctctctctctctccccctctccctctgccccaaccccccccccccccccccccccccccccccccctccctctctccctccccctGAATTCTCCTAAAGCATAACGCCAACATACAACCCAAAGGCACAGATTTGTGGATAACGAAGCTCCGAGGATACAATCCAAATTGACCAAAATAACACCTTGGAGCTTCGTCTATCAAATTCTCTTCCTGGTCGGATTCAGTTCCAGCATCGGTTTTGCCCAGCTCGAAAAGGGTGCGTTTTTCTGGTTATCCTCTCAACTGGTTTTACATTCCATAGCAGCAATGTTCTCATGCTTCAAAGTTCGAATTTTCGATTGGTTTTGATATAGGTACCTTGTCTTATTGCTCAGAAATCAATTTTtgagataatattgtttggtgCTAACATAAATTTGTAGAGGTGATTTGGAAAAATTGCATAATTCtggtaaaataataaaatttaagggAATATTTAAGCATTGTTATTGTGCATGTAGCTAAAAGCTCACATCTTTTGTgatgaaattcaaatttttgttaCCGTTTTTACAGGTTTAAGAGCCATACGCCTCGGTCCGGAAGTTGAGCAATCTTAGAAGCAGTAGGTTTTAGGTTAATGTGGTAAATTAGATGTTCTGTGACTGTCAGTGATGAGACATTATCTCCGATACCAAAATTTGGGTCCGGTTTACTTTGGGAGGGTAATTGAATCAAGGGTGTTTTACATAAGGAGCTAAAATGTGGCCCGGGATACTTCCCAAGGTGAACACTACTGTATGTTCTAGTATTTGGAGAGTGATAAGCAGGAGCGGGCTAGGAGATTTGAAAACTTTACTACCTTGTCGTGGAAAATTGTTGTCACGGAGTTCAGGGTTGTCTTGTAGTGTACCGTATGCAACCCTTTTGATATCAGACGCAACTAGATATAGTTCCAGTCCTCCTGCGTAAGGGAAAATCTATGGCTGCTTCAAGTTCGACACCTGTCTTTGGTGACGTTTATGTTGATGAATTAATTTCAAGTGGCAGGAATTCATTTGACTTATCAAAACCTACAGGTGTTTATTTTAGTGATAGACGGCAGAGCAGTTTACTGAAACCTAGCTTTGAGGGATATCCAGACGTCATCTTCCTTATGCAACGCTACTGGTGCTGTTCATAATTTGACATTTGATGGCAACTCTAATGATGAACAACCAGCAAACTCTACCATTTTGTCTGACCACTATGTGCTCTATCTGTTGTTTACTTTGCCTATTTCATTGTTTAGCCATTTACTCAGCACTCGTagatttctttttttgtttagaATGGAATTAAGGGTTATCTTCTGTGCACGCTTACTTGTTAATTGATGTATGTAAAACAATATGAATAGCAAACACAATTGATTAGTGTTTACTTAATTTGAGTTGGGGTTATAGCACTGTCTCAAGCCAATGTAGGCAATTTATGTCCTCAGCACTATGTATTAGATTGGAAGACACTTTCACAAGTCACATCTATAAGATTTACAGAACAGTATATTCCTTGGTTTCATTTCAGACAGACCAAAAGCTCTGAAGCTACTTTCAGGATCATGTTACCTGCCACATCCTGATAAGGAGGCGACAGGAGGAGAGGATGCCCATTTCATTTGTGAAGATGCACAAGCAATTGGTGTAGCAGATGGTGTGGGTGGATGGGCAGATGTTGGTGTCAATGCTGGATTCTTTTCACGTGAACTTATGTCTCATTCTGTAAGGGCAATTCAAGAGGAACCTGAGGGTTGCTTTAACCCCGCCAGGGTGTTAGAGAAGGCTTGCTCATGTACCAAAGCAAAGGGTTCCTCAACAGCTTGCATTATTGGCCTTACGGAAAAGGTTTGGTTTTTCATTTTGACTAACCTTTCCTGCAGACCTCTATAATTTGTCGGGATGCTTTTCCAATTTTGACCATGTTATGAAAGATGTGATCTGGTTTGTGGAGACAATCATGTGCATCATACTACTGACATATATGGACATAAATGATATTGGCGTTTAGTATATATCCGTTACTATGTGCAAATCAGGGTTGGAAATACGTCAAGGAAGAACATAAATACTTTCTTTAATTGTAAGACGCTATAGAACGATTCAAGAGTCTTGTTACAGTCATAGACTATACCTGAAAACAACACATATCTTAGGATTCTCGAGTACTTTCTTCATAATTGTTTGCCTGTGGCTGGTGTAGCAGTTCTACAGGGTTTGGTCGGTTTGTCTCCAGCATTTTGCAATTCTGTTGCAAGTGCAGCCCTCTATAATTGAATGCGGTTCATAATTGTATTTATGGAATTATTGCAAGTATTGATAATCTTCCAGAAGTAGTGGGCTGCAGTCTTCCATATACATAGTAATTGCTGACTTTTGCACTTAGTATGTTGAATTGCAAGCTTTACTTATATATAGCAAAACTTCAAATATAAAAGCCAGCACAAGACATTATTCTATGAACAAAACATGCAGCAGACCAAAACTCAAGAGACAGAACAGCCGAGCTAACTGGAGAAACTAGATCTCAGTTAAATCTTCAAGACACTCAGGTATCTCCTTCCCTCCTCCGCGTCGAAGCCTCCGCCTCCTCCCTCTTGCTCTGTTTGTTCTCCTCTTCCTTGCCCTTCTTCTTGTTGTCTCTGAGCCTCTTCCCGCTCCCTCCGCGCGTCTTCCTCTCGTCTTTTCCACTCCTCTTGTTGcctcctctccctctctcttttttcCTGTTGTCTTCTTTCATCATCTCCTTGCCTGCCCTCTTTTTCTTGTTGTCTACCCTCCTCTTCTCGCTCCCTTGCCGCTTCTCGTTCTTCTCTCTCCCTTGCCGCCTCTTGCTCTTCTTGCTCCTTTGGGGCTTGCTCCTCTTGCTGTTTTGCCACTTGCTCTTCTCGCTCCCTTGCGGCTTGCTCCTCTCGCTCCCTCGCGGTTTGCTCCCCTCTCTCCCTCGCTGCTTGCTCTTCTCGCTCTCTTGtggcctcctcttcttctcgTTTCCTTGCTTCCtcctccctctttctctcttcctcttgtgtctctctctcctcttcctccctcttcttagCTTCCTCGtcctccctctttctctcttgttCCTCCTGCTCTCTCTTTTGAGCCtcctcttcctccctcttcttagCTTCCTCTTCCTCCCTCTCCTTTTTAATCTCTTCCAACATCactttctcctcttcttcagCACAAGAAGTACAATCTATTATAAACGACTCGGGCTGCACAGACAGAAGTTGATCAATCGTTGTGTTGGTAACATTAAACGATGCTGCCAAGACCTGTTTGTCCAAAGTCTGCAGAACCGAGTATTTTCCAGCCAAAAACTGaggattgtttttcttttctgtcgTGCTGAACCCCATGAACACAAGAGAGTTATTGTTAAATGACATCTGAGCCATTGGATGGAACCTAGGCACAGCAAATACATCTCCTTCATGAACCCTAAACCGCATGTTTCTGCATTCCGATTTCTTCACTGCGGTGCTTGAACAAACCACCCTAACCATCCCTTGCCCTTGTAGTACTATTGCTATCTCAGTTGCCCTTGGATTCCAATGAGGTCCCATCATTGACCCCttcgatgaaaaaaaaaaaacccacattattaaaattaaaacattcAATTAACTACACACTTCAATTTAACAATAGATCAAAGACAGACCTTTGTCAAATTCACCATGAAAAGACCAATGTTTGATCCCTTTAACAAGTTGGAGGTTTTTTTGTTCACAGTTAGGCTCCAACCGTTGCAATTCTCGAAATCTGGTTCCTCGTCGAAAATATTATACGTTGTTGTCTTCTTCTTACTGTTGAATGCAATGCCATCATTGCCTAGTAGAAACGTTTTCAGGAATCGAGCCTCCAAATCCCAGAaagtttctttctttgttggaaTCGCATGCACAATGGCAGATTGGTCTGTTCCATTTACTATTGATTCTATCACTTCCTCAGAGACCTAATAATCAACCACCATTTtgcattaaattaaaaaaattagattaAAATTTACAATTATTTCTGATGACACAGTGAGAACTTCCCATTGTTTGATTCTGGGTTGGACTGGCTCATACCTTGAAGGCTGACCGAAGCAATTTCGGATCAAACCCTCGGACTATGTCCCTAATGCTGGAGTATGCCCCTACTGCTGGATCCTGCACACGTTTTGTCAACAGAAACAAgaaatttttgacaaaaaatggaTGAAAATGTCCAAAAGATTTATGGTAAACTAGGAAAGTAAAGAAAAAGGATCAGAAATAGGTCTTCTTACATATAAGTCATCATCAGAGTTGCTTGCAAAGATTGCATTAATTCTCAGCTTCGGGCGCTCAGTCTCTAAGTTACTTTGTACATAGAAAACAGTGCCTGGGTCGAGTCTATAGAGATCACCTCTCTTTATATCCACCCTTCTAATTTCATCGTCAGTCCAActcaacctcccactccctaaaatccaacaaaacaacaaaaaccccaactaagataaaaataaaatgtaattgAAATAACGATAAAAACTATTTGTACACACAAAACTGACATACTTGTTGATACACTCTCTAATAGAAATCGGTTATACTATTATGTGGGTCTGATCTATATTATAGTGTGTCACTTTTATGTGAACTTTGGGCGTACAAATAGCATTAGCcttgaaacaaatatataggcTCAAAATAAAGGAATTCAGATGCTGTCATTAGATTCATAGTTGGACAACAAGCATTTTTGATTGTGAATTTCGACCATTTGTCGAGGTTTCAGATATCCATAGTATGCATTTGTTAGACCGTGATTTGGACCATTCATCAATGTTTCAGATTTACATCCAACAGACAAACATTTTTCAAGATGGTGAAATACGGGAACAAAAATGAGATACCAGGTTTTAAACCAGATATATTGTGTAACCATATGATATAGCTTTCTATTCTTTCTTTGATGATTAAAAGAAGGAATTCAACCATCAATCACCACGTTATGTGTACAAAAGATAGTTTAATTAGGTGGTCAATCTAGCATCactcatatataatatatatatatatatatatatatatatttcagatTCACAATAGAGTAGCATAAGCATTTTTCAATGCACCAATGAAAAAATAGTAAATATAAGTTTGAGATTCACAATCAGACAACATAAACAATTCTCTAACATCACCACAGTCTGTCTCCGAATAACCATGTGATGGAATACATGTTACCTGTGTTGACATAGAAAACCATGTCTGCATGGAGAAGCACCGGAAGGAAGAGCGAGTCGGGTTCCAAAGTGATGAACTGGATATGGTAAGGCCTCCCGTGTCCATCATTCACATCAACGGACCAGACCTCTCCATACTCAGTTGAAACCAGTGAACGCCGTTGATTTATATTCACCAGAGACCCAGCCGGAGCACCACCGCCACCGTCTGAACCACATTCACATTCATTTTTCAGTGCATTTGCTGCATGGAAAGACACAGCAACAGAaagcaggaagaagaagaagatgtgaGCTTTTTTCAACATTCTTTTTTATGGATGTAGTGATGGATTTGCATTGCAGTGAAGGGGGGGGGGTGTCTAAATAGAAGAAAATTGGGTTCAGATAAACGAGAGAGTCGGCGTTCCAATCcggaaagagagaaaagaacaaGTGCTAACGTTGTCTGTTTGCATGGGCACGTGGCTGTTGATCGAGGCCGGTGGCATGTGATCAGGTCTTTTGTCTGCCCGTGGAGACCATGCAGTTTTGAACACTGACTTTcgaaaccgaaatttcgggggGACTCAAACAGATTTTTGATAGAAAATGGGAATTGGGTTGGAGTCGGAGGCCTTAATGGCCCATCATCCTTGAAGAttgaagagatttttttttaattattacatATAACATAGTGATTTACACTATATCATCTTTAATAATTTGGTGTTGAACTCATTATTTAAGAGATAAACTTAAACCTTCCACTTGTATAGGAGAAAAGTATCATTAAACGGTAATACTGACAGAGAAGAAACTTCAATATAgttaaagaaaatgaaatcaaCTTGTGAAATTGGTATTTCCGGCGAGATTTTATTTGGTCCCAggttgttttatttctttggtttTCCTATTTGAGAAATAAAGCAAATATAACTTGTTAAGGGTGGTTTAGGTATGATAAAATGTATTGGGGAAGGTTGAAATGTGTTATAATTTGGTTTTGATAGGATGCAAACTGGCACCATATTTAGTAAGTTACTGGAAATACATTGTACATTGAGTGAAAGTTAGAGAGGTTCTAACAGGTTTGGTATTTATTCAAGGATACGtataattacattttttttcacatctgcaTTGATTTCATATTATTAATCTCTTGAAGAAGAGTTTCacgatatttttgtttttctatcgGAATGAATGAGGAAAGTTGAACTTGAAACTTGATTGCAAAGATGAATATTCGTAATTAACCAAAACCCTTGCAAAGAGTTTCACAagtttatcatatatttttatttttattcttaaAAGCATTGCACATACATAAAAACTAAATGCTAACTAGAATTACAACACAACTACTACATCTTCTGTAAGTTTAGACAGGAAGTAGGCTCTCCACATAATTGACTGCTTAATAATTAAGGAATATCGGTCACTACCAGAAATTAACATTTATCCGACGAACGGGAATTCGATGGGCAACAAGACTTTATCGAACATAATATAAATGTTCGTCGGGCAAAAAAGGTCAACATTTTGGTTTCTTCAGAGGCTTTTGCTCGACGAATGTTGTTCGATGGGCCAAGAGTCCTTTGTTGTGTGAAGTTTACGTGCAAAGGGAAAAATTTGGCGCATGATATGG
This window contains:
- the LOC114821605 gene encoding vicilin-like seed storage protein At2g18540, which gives rise to MLKKAHIFFFFLLSVAVSFHAANALKNECECGSDGGGGAPAGSLVNINQRRSLVSTEYGEVWSVDVNDGHGRPYHIQFITLEPDSLFLPVLLHADMVFYVNTGSGRLSWTDDEIRRVDIKRGDLYRLDPGTVFYVQSNLETERPKLRINAIFASNSDDDLYDPAVGAYSSIRDIVRGFDPKLLRSAFKVSEEVIESIVNGTDQSAIVHAIPTKKETFWDLEARFLKTFLLGNDGIAFNSKKKTTTYNIFDEEPDFENCNGWSLTVNKKTSNLLKGSNIGLFMVNLTKGSMMGPHWNPRATEIAIVLQGQGMVRVVCSSTAVKKSECRNMRFRVHEGDVFAVPRFHPMAQMSFNNNSLVFMGFSTTEKKNNPQFLAGKYSVLQTLDKQVLAASFNVTNTTIDQLLSVQPESFIIDCTSCAEEEEKVMLEEIKKEREEEEAKKREEEEAQKREQEEQERKREDEEAKKREEEERETQEEERKREEEARKREEEEATREREEQAARERGEQTAREREEQAAREREEQVAKQQEEQAPKEQEEQEAAREREEREAAREREEEGRQQEKEGRQGDDERRQQEKRERERRQQEEWKRREEDARREREEAQRQQEEGQGRGEQTEQEGGGGGFDAEEGRRYLSVLKI